In Beutenbergia cavernae DSM 12333, the DNA window TGCACACGGTCGAGGCGTACCTCGCGGTCGCGGACGCCACAGGTGAGTCGCTCTGGCGCGACCGCGCGGTGCGGATCCTGCGCCGTGTGCTGGGGTACGCCAAGGACTACGAGTGGCGCATCCCGGAGCACTTCTCGCCGTCGTGGGAGCCGCTGCCGGACTACAACACCGACGACCGGGCGCACCCGTTCCGGCCGTACGGGGCCACTGTCGGGCACTGGTTCGAGTGGGCGCGGCTCGCGCTCCACGCCCACGCCGCGCTGCTCGCGCAGGCGGGCGAGGGCGACGTCGGCTCCGTGACGGATGACGTGCAGTGGCTGCTCGACGGCGCCGTCGCCCTGTTCGGCGCCGGTGTGAGCGAGGGGTGGGACGTCGACGGCGCACCGGGCTTCGTCTACACGGTGGACTTCGCCGGGGTGCCGATCGTGCGGGACCGCATGCACTGGGTGGTCACAGAGGCGCTCGGCGCGGCCGCCGCCCTGTACGCGGCGACCGGCGACGACGACTACGCCGCCTGGTACGCCACGTGGTGGGACTACGCCCACGAGTTCCTGCTCGACGCCACGGGCTCGTGGATCCACGAGCTGGACCCGTCGAACGCGCCGGCCGACTCCGTGTGGCCCGGCAAGCCGGACATCTACCACGCGATCCAGGCCACGCTCATCCCGCGGCTCCCGCTCAACCCGGCTCTGGCGAGCTCGCTCAAGGCCGGGCTGCTCGACGCCTGAGGTCCGCGCCGACCGTGCGGCTGCTCCCCGGTCCGGTCGGTCCTGGGGGAACAACCACACGGTCGCGCGCCGCCCGCTCACGAGACCTGCACAGAAGGTGCCGCTCGATCCCGACCGGCTGGCGCCGTCGAGCACCTAGCATCGAGCCGCGCGGCAACGGCCAACCGGAGGGGACACACACGATGACGGTGCGGGACCTACGCGCGGCGGGCGGCGCCGTCGTCGCCCTCCTGGTGCTCACCGGGACGCTGACCGCGTGCTCGCCGGGTCGGCCGGGGCCGGGGGACTCCGCGGAGGCGCTCGCGAGCGCGCTCGCCGGCGGCGACGAGAGCGACGTCGGGGCCGTCACGTGGACCGGGTCCACGCCCGACAAGGTCACCACGCACCTCACCGACACGTTCGCGGCGCTCGACGGCGTGGAGCGCACGGTGCAGGTCGCCGAGCTGGAGGAGCCGGGCGACGACGACGGCGACGGTGACCCCGACACCGCCGCTGCGGAGCTCGCCTGGGAGTGGGACTTCGGCGACGGCGGCGAGAGCTGGACGTACGCGACGACGGCGCAGCTCGCGTGGGACGAGGAGACCGAGACGTGGACGGCGGCGTGGTCACCCGAGCTGCTCGTGCCCGGCCTGACGCCGACGGAGCTGCTCTCGCTCACGCGGACGAGCGGGGAGCGCGGCGAGGTCGTCGACGCGAACGGCGGCGCGATCGTCATGGACCGCGGCGTGCTGCGCATCGGGATCGACAAGACGATGGTCGACGCCGCCGACGCGCCCGCCTCGGGGCTCGCCCTCGCAGAGCTGCTGGAGTTCGACGACCCGCAGGCGTTCGCCGACCGCGTCGCCGCCGCCGGGGAGCGCGCCTGGGTCGAGGCGATCATCGTCCGGGTGTCGGAACCCGGGGTGGACCTCGACGCCGTCGCCGCCATCGACGGAGCGCGCGCCATCGACGACACGCGTCCGCTCGCCCCGACGTCCACGTTCGCGCGGCCGATCCTCGGGCGTGCCGGACCGGCGACGGCGGAGATCGTCGAGGAGTCCGACGGCGCCGTCGTCGCCGACGAGATCACCGGGCTGTCCGGGCTGCAGCGCCAGTACGACGAGGTGCTGCGCGGCGTGCCGGGGTACCTCGTGGAGGCGGTGCGCGAGGACGGTCGGCCGCGGACCCTGTTCGAGCGGGACCCGGCGCGCGGGTCCGACCTGGCGCTGACGCTCGACGCGCCCACGCAGATCCTCGCGGAGGAGGTGCTCGCCGGTGTCGGCCCCGCGAGCGCGCTGGTGGCGATCCGGCCCTCGGACGGCGCCGTGCTCGCTGCGGCGAGCGGTCCGGGATCCGCCGGGGAGAACACCGCGATGCTCGGCCAGTTCGCGCCCGGCTCGACGTTCAAGGTGGTGACGGCGCTCGCGTTGCTGCGCTC includes these proteins:
- a CDS encoding AGE family epimerase/isomerase; protein product: MPPKPAETPQPTDLRAAIDAPLSWIGRPAHARWLEAHTDDLLAFASGAGTPHGFGYLDADGGLRPGKDTELWITCRMIHSFSLGVLLGRPGCAPLVDHGLEALRTSFADDANGGWYSAVGPDGPTQPIKEAYAHAFVLLATSSAMLAGRPGAAALLGQAQAVHTEKFWREDEGMAVESWNEDFTECEAYRGVNANMHTVEAYLAVADATGESLWRDRAVRILRRVLGYAKDYEWRIPEHFSPSWEPLPDYNTDDRAHPFRPYGATVGHWFEWARLALHAHAALLAQAGEGDVGSVTDDVQWLLDGAVALFGAGVSEGWDVDGAPGFVYTVDFAGVPIVRDRMHWVVTEALGAAAALYAATGDDDYAAWYATWWDYAHEFLLDATGSWIHELDPSNAPADSVWPGKPDIYHAIQATLIPRLPLNPALASSLKAGLLDA
- a CDS encoding penicillin-binding transpeptidase domain-containing protein — its product is MTVRDLRAAGGAVVALLVLTGTLTACSPGRPGPGDSAEALASALAGGDESDVGAVTWTGSTPDKVTTHLTDTFAALDGVERTVQVAELEEPGDDDGDGDPDTAAAELAWEWDFGDGGESWTYATTAQLAWDEETETWTAAWSPELLVPGLTPTELLSLTRTSGERGEVVDANGGAIVMDRGVLRIGIDKTMVDAADAPASGLALAELLEFDDPQAFADRVAAAGERAWVEAIIVRVSEPGVDLDAVAAIDGARAIDDTRPLAPTSTFARPILGRAGPATAEIVEESDGAVVADEITGLSGLQRQYDEVLRGVPGYLVEAVREDGRPRTLFERDPARGSDLALTLDAPTQILAEEVLAGVGPASALVAIRPSDGAVLAAASGPGSAGENTAMLGQFAPGSTFKVVTALALLRSGVGVTEPTLPCTPTVTVDGREFDNFPGYPEAGLGDVPLRTVIAQSCNTALIASRDSAPPDALADAAAALGLGVEPSLAYPAWLGSVPTDVDAGGTEHAASMIGQGRVLASPLAMATVAASVVRGAAVTPVLVADADQEPAPEAETPLTDEEATALRELMRAVVTEGSGSLLADVPGEPVSAKSGTAQYGDADPPHTHAWMIATQGDLAVAVFVERGDYGSATSGPIVEAFLRGLAAL